A window from Candidatus Paceibacterota bacterium encodes these proteins:
- a CDS encoding AAA family ATPase → MPPLNKLTTKAREALRRAHELAIERGQNHVNPVHLLCSLILQEESMVASILDKLEVDTPMLTDVVLEHIEAPEGSNVLSPSYQIYLTPDLAQILDNSVKVATVLKDEFISTEHIFLSIFDIPCMAKDILNRFKIERNAVAKIVEEIKTNPPSKNGEPKKFRTLYKYARSLTKLAQENKLDPVIGRDAEIMRIIQILSRRTKNNPILIGEAGVGKTAIVEGLALRMAQGDIPESLKDKELVSLDLGSLIAGTKYRGEFEERLKNILKEVEKSDGKIVLFIDEIHTIVGAGASEGSMDASNMLKPALARGELRAIGATTLKEYQKYIEKDPALTRRFQPVFVNEPSIDDAIAILRGLKEKYELFHGVRITDDAIVAAVTLASRYITDRFLPDKVVDLIDEASSSLRISLENMPPQLEETRRKIMRLEIEREALKKETEKSAKARMATIEKEIADLKEGTSELELKWTNEKVTITDIKRIKKELEALRIEGEAAEARTDLAKAAEIRYGRLPALEKELEQKNKRLKKLQSSRRILKEEINAEDIAAVVSRWTGIPVSRMLESEAVKLTRMEQELERRIVGQNEAVKKISDTIRRSRAGIADPNRPIGSFIFLGPTGVGKTELTKALAEFLFNDEKSLIRVDMSEFMEKHSVSKLIGAPPGYVGYDESGGLTETVRHRPYSVILFDEIEKAHPEVFNVLLQVLDNGRLTDSKGRIVNFRNTVIIMTSNIGAQHIEKMEKLGFAKETDNRDRDNYEEAKNKINSALKDFFRPEFLNRVDDIMIFDILSRESIKKIVEIQVGEVVKRLVDKNIDLILTPAVYDYLAKEGYNPQYGARPLKRLIQNKILTPVANLLIAEEVTKGGRITVDYKADKFSFEVKKKQKGSNHMVMQEMVGQGK, encoded by the coding sequence ATGCCTCCACTCAATAAACTAACAACAAAAGCCAGAGAAGCATTGCGTAGAGCCCATGAATTGGCCATAGAAAGGGGACAAAACCACGTCAATCCTGTCCATTTACTATGCTCGCTCATACTCCAAGAAGAGAGTATGGTTGCTTCTATTTTGGATAAGCTTGAAGTGGACACTCCCATGCTTACCGATGTCGTCTTGGAACATATAGAAGCCCCAGAGGGTTCCAATGTCCTTTCTCCTTCATATCAGATTTACCTCACTCCAGATTTGGCTCAGATTTTGGACAACTCTGTGAAGGTTGCAACTGTTCTCAAGGATGAGTTTATTTCAACCGAACACATCTTCCTTTCAATATTTGATATTCCTTGCATGGCAAAAGATATCTTGAATAGATTCAAGATTGAGCGCAATGCTGTCGCAAAGATTGTAGAAGAGATTAAGACCAATCCACCTTCAAAAAACGGTGAACCAAAAAAGTTCAGAACTCTTTACAAATATGCTCGTTCTCTCACCAAACTCGCTCAAGAAAATAAACTTGATCCTGTCATTGGTCGTGATGCAGAGATCATGCGTATCATCCAGATCCTTTCTCGTCGCACAAAAAACAATCCTATTCTCATTGGTGAAGCCGGTGTTGGTAAGACCGCTATAGTAGAAGGTTTGGCTTTGCGTATGGCACAAGGTGATATTCCAGAATCATTGAAAGATAAAGAGCTCGTTTCTCTTGATCTAGGTTCTCTCATTGCTGGTACAAAATATCGTGGTGAATTTGAAGAGCGTCTCAAAAACATTTTGAAAGAAGTAGAAAAGTCCGATGGCAAGATCGTTTTGTTCATAGATGAAATCCATACCATCGTTGGTGCTGGTGCATCAGAAGGTTCTATGGATGCTTCTAACATGCTCAAACCTGCTTTGGCTCGCGGAGAACTCCGTGCTATCGGTGCGACGACATTGAAAGAATATCAAAAATATATAGAGAAGGATCCAGCTTTGACTCGTCGTTTCCAACCAGTTTTTGTCAATGAACCAAGTATTGATGATGCTATCGCCATTTTGCGTGGATTAAAAGAAAAGTATGAATTGTTCCATGGTGTTCGTATTACAGACGACGCCATCGTTGCAGCTGTTACTTTGGCTAGCCGTTATATCACTGACAGATTTTTGCCAGACAAAGTCGTTGACCTCATAGACGAAGCTTCTTCTTCTTTACGTATTTCTCTAGAAAATATGCCACCACAATTGGAAGAGACTCGTCGCAAGATTATGCGTTTGGAAATAGAGCGCGAAGCTTTGAAAAAAGAAACCGAGAAATCTGCAAAAGCTCGTATGGCTACTATTGAAAAAGAAATTGCTGATCTCAAAGAAGGTACTTCGGAACTTGAACTCAAATGGACAAATGAGAAGGTAACTATCACGGATATAAAACGTATCAAAAAGGAGTTGGAAGCTTTGCGTATAGAAGGTGAAGCGGCTGAAGCTCGTACCGATCTTGCCAAAGCGGCAGAGATTCGTTATGGCAGATTGCCAGCTTTGGAAAAAGAATTGGAGCAAAAAAATAAGCGCTTGAAGAAACTCCAATCATCAAGAAGGATTCTCAAGGAAGAGATTAATGCCGAAGATATTGCTGCGGTAGTTTCTCGTTGGACAGGCATTCCAGTTTCTAGAATGTTGGAATCAGAAGCGGTAAAGCTTACTAGAATGGAACAAGAATTAGAAAGACGCATCGTCGGTCAGAATGAAGCTGTCAAAAAGATTTCAGATACTATTCGTCGTTCACGCGCTGGTATCGCTGATCCAAATCGTCCTATTGGTTCATTTATTTTCCTTGGTCCTACCGGAGTCGGTAAAACTGAACTTACAAAAGCTTTGGCAGAATTCCTTTTCAATGATGAAAAATCTCTCATTCGTGTAGATATGTCAGAGTTTATGGAGAAACATTCTGTTTCCAAGCTCATTGGTGCGCCTCCAGGATATGTTGGTTATGATGAATCTGGTGGTTTGACCGAAACTGTTCGTCATCGTCCTTACTCGGTCATTCTCTTTGATGAGATAGAAAAAGCTCATCCAGAAGTTTTCAATGTGCTTCTACAAGTTCTAGATAATGGTCGCCTCACAGATTCCAAGGGACGTATCGTCAATTTCCGCAATACGGTTATCATCATGACTTCTAATATCGGTGCTCAACATATTGAGAAGATGGAGAAGCTCGGTTTTGCCAAAGAAACCGACAATCGTGATCGTGACAATTATGAAGAAGCCAAAAATAAGATCAATTCAGCTTTGAAAGATTTCTTCAGACCAGAATTCTTGAATCGTGTAGATGACATAATGATTTTTGATATTTTGTCTCGTGAATCTATAAAGAAGATTGTGGAGATACAGGTTGGCGAAGTCGTTAAACGTCTTGTTGATAAAAATATTGATCTCATCCTCACTCCAGCTGTTTATGATTATTTGGCAAAAGAAGGTTACAACCCTCAGTACGGTGCTCGTCCTTTGAAGCGTCTCATTCAAAATAAGATATTGACTCCAGTCGCCAACCTGCTCATTGCCGAGGAAGTGACGAAGGGTGGTCGCATTACTGTTGATTACAAAGCTGATAAGTTTAGTTTTGAAGTTAAGAAGAAACAAAAGGGTTCAAATCATATGGTTATGCAAGAAATGGTAGGACAGGGGAAATAA
- a CDS encoding NYN domain-containing protein encodes MDLQEFKKQYVQIELGITSDFGRIFTFIDFGNVNHWFEEDKQTYEYVALADDEKLVVDLEKLHEFVQLFSDSERFYYGYDPQNAGSFGFIRATREIFGKNKVFTKHIQKIRHYLNEIDTLNNTRNIYTDRKGIFVYIPKCNFDVEISVDAIKLLDHYDTFCLFSGDADFVHLARFLKGKGKKVILIKGGNITHQLKEVCNFVINAQDIKKYISVVKKQKPGIKPGLADRKPESSGRTILEGS; translated from the coding sequence ATGGATCTACAAGAATTTAAAAAACAATATGTTCAAATAGAATTGGGTATTACTTCTGATTTCGGCAGGATTTTTACATTCATAGATTTTGGAAATGTGAATCATTGGTTTGAAGAAGATAAGCAAACATATGAATATGTTGCGCTAGCGGATGATGAAAAATTGGTTGTGGATTTAGAAAAATTACATGAATTTGTTCAACTATTTTCCGACAGCGAACGTTTTTATTATGGTTATGATCCACAAAATGCTGGTTCATTCGGTTTTATTCGTGCCACAAGGGAAATTTTTGGTAAAAATAAAGTGTTTACAAAACATATTCAAAAAATTAGACATTATCTAAATGAGATTGATACATTAAATAATACCCGAAATATTTATACAGATAGAAAAGGAATTTTTGTATATATTCCAAAATGTAATTTTGATGTTGAGATTAGTGTTGATGCGATTAAATTACTCGATCATTATGATACGTTCTGTTTATTTTCTGGTGACGCAGATTTTGTTCATTTAGCCAGATTTTTGAAGGGAAAAGGAAAGAAAGTGATACTTATAAAAGGTGGCAATATCACTCATCAATTAAAAGAGGTGTGTAATTTTGTTATAAATGCACAGGATATAAAGAAGTATATTTCGGTTGTAAAAAAGCAAAAACCTGGTATTAAACCAGGTCTTGCGGATCGTAAACCCGAATCCTCGGGCAGGACGATCTTAGAAGGATCGTAA
- a CDS encoding aminoacyl--tRNA ligase-related protein: MKQSNLFTKTRREAPKDEVSKNAKLLIRAGFINKEMAGVYSFLPLGLRTLNKIIGIIREEMNAIGGQEVHLTALQDKKTWEATNRWDDAVVDNWFKTKLKNGSEAGLASTHEEPLTSLMKDHVRSFRDLPQAVYQFQTKFRNEERAKSGIMRGREFLMKDLYSFNVDEKTHDEFYKKAQAAYVRIFDRAGLGNETYMTFAAGGSFSKYSHEFQTITDAGEDTIYVHDGKRMAVNKEVLNDEVLKDLDIKRSDLREVKAVEVGNIFNLGTKFSSALGLNFTDKEGKVAPVIMGCYGIGLPRLMGTIAEIWSDEKGLVWPESVSPFAVHLIALFNESGTVKTTADELYKNLTAKGIEVLYDDRDCGAGEKFGDSDLIGIPRRYVISEKTLKDNSIEVKDRRTGKVLMVKVESL, from the coding sequence ATGAAACAATCAAACTTATTTACAAAGACTCGTCGTGAAGCTCCAAAAGATGAAGTCTCCAAGAATGCCAAGTTGCTCATCAGAGCTGGATTCATCAACAAAGAAATGGCTGGAGTATATTCTTTTTTGCCATTGGGACTTAGAACATTAAATAAAATTATCGGTATTATTCGTGAAGAAATGAATGCTATCGGTGGACAAGAAGTTCATCTCACTGCTTTGCAAGATAAAAAAACTTGGGAAGCTACAAATCGTTGGGATGATGCTGTTGTAGACAATTGGTTCAAGACCAAACTCAAGAATGGTAGTGAAGCAGGTTTGGCATCAACACACGAAGAGCCTTTAACTTCTCTAATGAAGGATCATGTTCGTTCGTTTAGAGATCTACCACAAGCAGTTTATCAATTTCAGACTAAGTTTCGTAATGAAGAGCGAGCCAAGTCAGGTATCATGCGAGGAAGGGAATTTCTCATGAAGGATTTGTATTCTTTTAATGTTGATGAGAAAACTCATGATGAGTTCTATAAAAAAGCTCAAGCTGCTTATGTGAGGATTTTTGATAGGGCAGGTCTAGGTAACGAAACTTATATGACATTTGCCGCTGGAGGCTCATTCTCAAAGTACTCTCATGAGTTTCAGACAATTACCGATGCTGGTGAGGATACTATTTATGTTCATGATGGTAAACGGATGGCGGTAAATAAGGAAGTTTTAAACGATGAAGTCTTAAAAGATTTGGATATAAAGAGGTCAGATCTAAGGGAAGTAAAAGCTGTTGAAGTGGGCAACATTTTTAATCTCGGCACAAAATTCTCATCTGCTCTTGGACTTAATTTCACAGACAAGGAAGGGAAAGTCGCACCTGTTATTATGGGTTGTTATGGTATCGGTTTGCCACGACTTATGGGTACTATCGCTGAGATTTGGTCTGATGAAAAAGGATTGGTCTGGCCAGAATCAGTCTCACCATTTGCGGTGCATCTCATAGCATTATTTAATGAATCTGGAACCGTCAAAACTACTGCTGATGAACTCTACAAAAATCTAACTGCAAAAGGTATTGAAGTTCTCTATGATGACCGCGATTGTGGTGCTGGTGAAAAATTCGGTGACTCCGATCTTATAGGTATTCCTCGAAGATATGTCATCAGTGAAAAAACTCTCAAAGATAATTCTATTGAAGTTAAGGATAGGAGAACAGGGAAGGTTCTAATGGTGAAGGTGGAGAGTTTGTAG
- a CDS encoding site-2 protease family protein, with protein sequence MLTAIIFLLVLAVLIFVHELGHFLFARWNGIRVDEFKIGFGPRILSWGKKETKYGLNLIPFGGYVKIHGENPDEESISGSDKDRSFVNKKGWQQIMVLVAGVLFNFIFAWVLYIIVFISGVTADPQGFERYSSDFKNERVMITLVSPGSPAEKAGLKVGDVIGDIKGSNGESFSSMVVSDEPFSNSSITSIQDVINSSKGTPVLMTYKRANNLATTTIEPIAGIVKDKYAIGIAMSGVVDIKLSFFSAIYEGAHYTLIMIRDTAVGLYNFIANIFKGDANFSDVSGPIGIAGIVGGAAELGFTYLLMITALISINLGVINLIPFPALDGGRVLFVIIEGVIRRRLPPKYSNAVNAVGFVLLMILMVVVTYKDIAKMFK encoded by the coding sequence ATGCTAACCGCCATAATCTTCCTCCTCGTCCTCGCAGTCCTCATCTTCGTCCACGAACTCGGACATTTCCTTTTTGCTAGATGGAACGGTATCAGGGTTGATGAATTCAAGATTGGTTTTGGTCCAAGGATTCTGTCTTGGGGAAAAAAGGAGACGAAATATGGTCTAAACCTTATTCCTTTTGGTGGTTACGTGAAGATTCATGGAGAAAATCCTGATGAGGAATCTATTAGTGGTTCTGATAAAGATAGGAGTTTTGTTAATAAAAAAGGTTGGCAACAGATTATGGTTTTGGTTGCTGGTGTTTTATTTAATTTTATTTTTGCTTGGGTTCTTTACATTATAGTTTTTATTTCTGGTGTGACTGCAGATCCTCAAGGTTTTGAAAGATATTCTTCTGATTTCAAGAATGAAAGAGTAATGATAACTCTCGTATCTCCCGGTTCTCCAGCAGAAAAAGCTGGTTTGAAAGTTGGAGATGTCATCGGTGACATAAAGGGAAGTAATGGAGAAAGTTTTTCTAGCATGGTCGTATCTGATGAACCATTTTCAAATTCTTCTATAACTAGTATTCAAGATGTAATAAATTCAAGCAAGGGAACTCCAGTTCTCATGACTTACAAGCGTGCCAATAATCTCGCGACTACTACCATAGAACCAATCGCTGGAATTGTAAAAGATAAATATGCTATCGGTATTGCCATGAGTGGTGTCGTTGATATAAAACTTTCTTTCTTCTCTGCGATTTATGAAGGTGCTCACTATACTCTCATAATGATTCGTGATACTGCCGTTGGTCTTTATAATTTTATTGCAAATATTTTCAAAGGTGATGCAAATTTCTCAGACGTTTCTGGTCCTATTGGTATTGCTGGCATAGTGGGCGGTGCTGCTGAACTAGGTTTTACTTATCTACTTATGATCACAGCTTTGATCTCCATTAATCTTGGAGTTATTAACCTCATTCCTTTTCCAGCTTTGGATGGCGGAAGAGTCTTATTTGTTATTATTGAAGGGGTTATCAGACGCAGACTACCGCCGAAGTATTCCAATGCGGTCAATGCTGTCGGTTTTGTTCTCCTTATGATACTTATGGTAGTTGTAACTTATAAAGATATTGCTAAGATGTTTAAATAA
- the frr gene encoding ribosome recycling factor, translating into MAYDFNPFKKQLANTEEWLKKEFTQIRTGQASPQILDGVRVEIYGAPMSIKELASVTIEGARTLRISPWEKGQTKDIEKAITVANLGVSVVVDDQGLRAMFPELTADRRKDVAKLAKDKLEEAKKQVRGHRDTIIKDLQAKEKDGGYGKDEIFRLKGDTQKLVDDLNKKLEEHFNRKEKEVLG; encoded by the coding sequence ATGGCCTACGATTTCAATCCGTTCAAAAAACAGCTCGCCAATACCGAAGAATGGCTCAAGAAAGAATTTACTCAGATTCGTACTGGTCAAGCATCGCCTCAGATTCTAGATGGAGTCAGGGTAGAGATTTACGGTGCTCCTATGAGTATAAAGGAGTTGGCTAGTGTCACTATTGAAGGCGCAAGGACGTTGCGTATTTCTCCTTGGGAAAAAGGTCAGACGAAGGATATTGAAAAGGCTATTACTGTCGCCAATCTAGGAGTTTCAGTAGTTGTAGATGATCAAGGTCTCCGTGCCATGTTCCCAGAGCTCACGGCAGATCGTCGTAAAGATGTTGCCAAGTTGGCCAAGGACAAGCTTGAAGAAGCCAAGAAACAAGTTCGTGGTCATCGCGATACTATTATCAAGGATTTGCAAGCCAAGGAAAAAGACGGTGGTTATGGTAAAGATGAAATCTTCCGTTTGAAAGGCGATACTCAAAAATTGGTTGATGATCTCAATAAAAAGTTGGAGGAACATTTTAATAGAAAAGAGAAGGAAGTGTTGGGATAA
- a CDS encoding rod shape-determining protein codes for MSIFSPKLGIDLGTANTLVFLPGKGIVMNEPSVVAVSQIDKRVLAVGNEAKEMIGRTPDDIIAYRPMRDGVIADYHITEAMLRYFIDKSLGKFSLFRPDVIVSVPASISSTERRAVIEAAIRAGAKNAYVVKEPVLAAIGAGIPIQEAKGHMVVDIGGGTTDVAVISLGGIVASTSVKCAGNKMDVAITDYIKKTFNLAIGDHMAEIIKITIGSAVPLDQELSMMVKGRDYISGLPRSVEIKTNEIVKALATPLREMIKAVRDVLQETPPELASDIIDQGITMTGGSSMLRNLPELVFRRTGVKAQLADEPLLCVVKGTGIALDHLDVYKKAMISKR; via the coding sequence ATGAGTATTTTTTCTCCGAAATTGGGAATTGATCTAGGTACGGCTAATACTTTGGTCTTTTTGCCTGGTAAAGGCATAGTCATGAACGAACCTTCGGTAGTCGCTGTTTCTCAGATAGACAAAAGAGTTTTGGCAGTTGGCAATGAAGCCAAAGAAATGATCGGTAGAACTCCAGACGACATCATCGCTTATAGGCCAATGAGAGATGGAGTCATTGCCGATTACCACATAACTGAAGCAATGTTGCGATATTTTATTGATAAATCTCTTGGAAAATTTTCTTTATTTAGACCAGATGTGATCGTCTCTGTTCCGGCTAGTATCAGTTCCACCGAGAGACGCGCTGTCATAGAAGCCGCCATCCGTGCTGGTGCCAAGAATGCTTATGTTGTAAAGGAACCAGTTTTGGCTGCTATCGGTGCTGGCATACCGATCCAAGAAGCAAAAGGTCATATGGTTGTAGATATTGGTGGTGGTACTACCGATGTTGCTGTTATTTCTCTTGGAGGCATCGTCGCTTCAACTTCAGTCAAATGTGCTGGTAATAAGATGGATGTTGCTATTACCGATTATATTAAAAAGACTTTCAATCTTGCTATTGGTGACCACATGGCAGAAATTATAAAAATTACTATTGGCTCAGCTGTGCCTCTAGATCAAGAACTTTCTATGATGGTAAAAGGACGTGATTATATTTCTGGTTTACCACGTTCAGTTGAGATCAAAACTAATGAGATAGTCAAAGCTCTAGCAACACCTTTACGAGAAATGATCAAGGCTGTTCGCGATGTTCTTCAAGAGACTCCTCCAGAATTGGCATCAGACATCATTGATCAAGGTATTACAATGACTGGCGGTTCCTCTATGTTACGCAACCTTCCTGAACTTGTCTTTCGTCGCACTGGTGTCAAAGCCCAGTTGGCTGATGAGCCTTTGCTTTGTGTTGTGAAGGGAACTGGCATTGCTCTAGATCATTTGGATGTCTACAAAAAGGCGATGATTTCAAAGAGGTAG
- the murA gene encoding UDP-N-acetylglucosamine 1-carboxyvinyltransferase has translation MNTKESFIIEGLAGEKKLNGTVEINGAKNSALKAMVASVLFDGPVVLNNIPNTDDIHTMTEVLKKLGASVSWQGDSGSKTLLIDASNFKSTDIDIGLAKTMRASVVLTGPLLARFHKVTFPAPGGCVIGARPIDLFTSGYEKMGASVTLNDSNCLYDMKTTKSLNGTEIFFEKISVGATETLMMTAVLAKGKTVLKNCAMEPEIGNVAMWLNECGANIKGIGTSTLEIEGTAGKLLSPKKPFVTIPDRIEAGSFLILGALCAKDLVIKNCCPEHLESVISVLKDSGVPIKTTVGKDGKVGEIIIYNNYAKNSTFKPFNVKTQEYPGFPTDLQAQMVTYLTQVSGESGVLETIFEGRFKYVEDLINMGANIISMNPREILVKGPTLLRQLPDDEELNAHDIRAGFAVVLAALVGEGKFKVNNIHLIDRGYEKLEEKLKALGADIRR, from the coding sequence ATGAATACAAAAGAATCTTTTATCATAGAAGGGCTGGCGGGGGAGAAAAAGCTCAACGGCACCGTGGAAATAAACGGCGCCAAGAATTCTGCCTTGAAAGCAATGGTGGCATCGGTACTTTTCGATGGTCCAGTTGTCTTGAATAACATTCCAAATACTGACGATATCCATACAATGACCGAAGTCTTGAAGAAACTCGGAGCTTCTGTTTCTTGGCAGGGTGATAGCGGAAGCAAGACTCTTTTGATTGACGCTTCAAACTTCAAATCTACCGATATAGACATTGGCCTAGCAAAGACCATGCGAGCTTCAGTTGTTCTCACTGGACCACTACTCGCCCGTTTTCATAAAGTAACTTTTCCAGCACCGGGTGGTTGTGTCATCGGTGCAAGACCTATTGACCTCTTCACTAGTGGTTATGAGAAGATGGGTGCAAGTGTGACGCTCAATGATTCCAATTGTCTCTATGATATGAAGACGACCAAGTCTTTGAATGGTACAGAAATATTCTTTGAAAAGATTTCTGTCGGTGCTACCGAGACTTTGATGATGACCGCCGTTTTGGCAAAAGGCAAAACTGTTCTGAAAAATTGTGCCATGGAGCCAGAGATAGGCAATGTCGCTATGTGGCTCAATGAATGCGGTGCTAATATAAAAGGAATAGGTACTTCTACTCTAGAGATAGAGGGAACTGCCGGCAAACTCCTTTCTCCAAAAAAACCTTTCGTTACTATTCCAGATCGTATTGAAGCTGGTAGTTTCCTAATTCTTGGAGCTTTGTGTGCAAAGGATTTGGTCATAAAAAATTGTTGCCCTGAACATTTGGAGTCAGTCATTTCTGTTTTGAAAGATTCTGGTGTGCCTATAAAAACCACGGTTGGTAAAGATGGAAAGGTTGGAGAAATTATTATTTATAATAATTATGCGAAAAATTCTACCTTCAAACCTTTCAATGTTAAGACTCAAGAATACCCCGGTTTTCCTACAGACTTACAAGCTCAGATGGTTACATATCTCACTCAAGTTTCAGGAGAGAGTGGTGTCTTGGAAACTATTTTTGAAGGACGATTCAAATATGTTGAGGATTTGATCAATATGGGTGCAAACATTATTTCTATGAACCCAAGAGAAATTTTGGTAAAAGGTCCTACGCTACTTCGCCAACTGCCAGATGATGAGGAATTAAATGCTCACGATATTCGTGCTGGCTTTGCTGTCGTGCTCGCCGCTCTCGTTGGTGAAGGTAAATTTAAGGTCAATAATATTCATCTTATAGATAGAGGATACGAAAAGTTGGAAGAGAAGTTGAAAGCTTTGGGGGCGGATATTAGAAGGTAA
- the def gene encoding peptide deformylase, producing the protein MKDIVQRDNPVLRETAKNVPLADIGGEKIAQIIKNMSASMALQKDGVAIAAPQIGVNLRIFVVSGKLLKEADKSFKGDGVTDLVFINPEIIKLSKEKKDVEEGCLSVRWLYGKVRRAVRTTITAYNEKGEKIERGASGVLAQVFQHEIDHLNGVLFIDKAKEVWEMTEEEIAEMQRK; encoded by the coding sequence ATGAAAGACATCGTCCAAAGAGACAACCCAGTCTTACGAGAAACGGCAAAGAATGTGCCTTTGGCTGATATTGGCGGAGAAAAAATCGCTCAAATTATAAAGAATATGAGTGCCTCTATGGCATTACAAAAAGATGGTGTCGCTATCGCTGCCCCACAGATAGGTGTAAATCTCCGAATATTCGTTGTCTCTGGCAAACTACTCAAAGAAGCTGATAAGTCATTCAAAGGTGACGGCGTTACCGACCTAGTCTTCATCAATCCTGAAATAATAAAACTCTCCAAAGAAAAGAAAGATGTTGAAGAAGGTTGCCTATCAGTCCGTTGGTTGTATGGCAAAGTCCGTAGAGCTGTCCGCACCACCATCACCGCCTACAATGAAAAAGGAGAAAAGATAGAGCGTGGTGCCAGTGGAGTTTTGGCTCAAGTGTTCCAACACGAGATTGACCATTTGAATGGAGTTCTCTTTATAGATAAAGCAAAGGAAGTTTGGGAGATGACGGAGGAGGAGATAGCAGAGATGCAGAGGAAGTAA
- the fmt gene encoding methionyl-tRNA formyltransferase: MTKQKTMPTPFSFFGSSRFSVIVLEQLFRKGLIPSYIITTVDKPIGRKQIITANVVKQWANEKNIPVYDPAKLNQEFVDQLIKLNKNTDGSEKCPVFLVASYGKIIPKVIIDLPSRKTLNIHPSLLPKYRGPSPLPSAMLDDDKKTGVTIMRIDEEMDHGPIVAKKEVVVTEWPIYEKYEAMMADEGAKLFAEILPKWIAGEIKEQEQDHSIATYTKKITKEDGLIDLSGDAYTNFRKIQAYHEWPKAYFFMKHTARSTGSGQDKEIRVKITEASFSDGQLKIQKVIPEGAKEMAYEDFLRGYKN, encoded by the coding sequence ATGACAAAACAAAAAACTATGCCCACCCCCTTCTCCTTCTTCGGATCCTCACGTTTCTCGGTAATAGTTCTCGAGCAACTTTTTCGTAAAGGATTGATCCCTTCATACATCATAACAACGGTAGACAAACCAATTGGACGAAAACAAATCATAACAGCCAACGTGGTCAAACAATGGGCCAATGAAAAAAATATTCCTGTTTATGACCCAGCCAAATTGAATCAGGAATTCGTAGATCAATTGATTAAATTAAATAAAAATACGGACGGTTCAGAAAAATGTCCAGTTTTCCTAGTCGCTTCTTACGGCAAAATAATTCCAAAGGTAATAATAGACTTACCTTCAAGAAAAACCCTCAACATCCACCCTTCTCTATTACCAAAATATCGTGGACCTTCCCCATTACCTTCGGCAATGTTGGATGACGATAAAAAGACTGGTGTGACTATCATGAGAATAGATGAGGAGATGGACCACGGCCCAATCGTAGCAAAGAAAGAAGTTGTGGTAACCGAATGGCCTATTTATGAAAAATACGAAGCAATGATGGCGGACGAAGGAGCAAAATTATTTGCAGAAATATTACCAAAATGGATAGCGGGAGAAATCAAAGAGCAAGAACAGGATCATTCCATTGCTACATATACAAAAAAGATTACAAAAGAAGATGGGTTAATTGACCTCTCCGGTGACGCTTATACCAATTTTAGAAAAATCCAAGCCTACCACGAATGGCCAAAAGCGTATTTCTTCATGAAGCATACCGCCCGTTCGACCGGCTCAGGGCAAGACAAAGAAATCCGTGTAAAAATAACTGAGGCAAGTTTCAGTGATGGTCAATTGAAAATTCAGAAAGTAATTCCTGAGGGCGCAAAAGAGATGGCATACGAAGACTTCCTTCGTGGTTACAAAAATTGA
- the raiA gene encoding ribosome-associated translation inhibitor RaiA: MKINIKVTNITLTPAISEYADKRLQKFNSLLGNDPTALCDVELAKTTEHHQKGEIFKAEIHIVAVGKNAYVSSERSDLYTAIDMAQEEMMNELRVVKSKKVSLLRRSGAKMKGFVKGLWPWGDKA; this comes from the coding sequence ATGAAGATAAACATAAAAGTTACCAACATCACTCTTACTCCAGCTATTTCAGAATATGCCGACAAGCGTTTGCAAAAGTTTAATTCACTACTCGGCAATGATCCTACAGCTCTGTGTGATGTGGAACTAGCCAAGACAACCGAACATCATCAGAAGGGTGAGATTTTCAAAGCAGAAATTCACATCGTTGCCGTTGGTAAAAATGCTTATGTTAGTTCAGAGAGAAGTGATCTCTACACCGCTATTGATATGGCTCAAGAAGAAATGATGAATGAACTCCGTGTTGTCAAAAGCAAAAAAGTTTCTTTGCTCAGAAGGAGTGGTGCCAAGATGAAAGGTTTTGTAAAAGGTCTATGGCCTTGGGGTGATAAGGCTTAA